GCCTGGCCGGGCTCTTGACATGCAAGCCCCctcacagccacacacacacctgtgcgCTGCAGCCTCGCTGATGCCTGCTGGGAAGAGCTGGCGAGGAGAGACCAGGGCATTGACCGAACCCTGACGCTCGGGGAAGAGGGCGCTGCCCAGGCTGCAGCTCTGCTGGGCAGATGTCAACCCAGATCTCCCCACACAAATCCCGTCATCCTGGAGGATGTGGACGGCCGGCCCCGACGGAGCTCTTGAGCCACAGAGAACTCAGCCTCCAACTCACCGTGAGACTGTCTCTTgtctgtctgagcctcagtttccccacctggcaCCAAAGGGCTTGGGGGCCCAGCCTCCCACAGGAAGCCTCCCCAGATTGCTTGGCCCTCCAGTTGAGGCTTGGTACAGGAGCAGGTGGAGACCTCTGGGAACGCTGCAGGGGTGGGCAGTGGGGTGCCAGGAATGTGACTCTGGTGGCGCCCACGGGCTGGAGGTGTGTTGCCGGCTGTGACCTGGTGACCTGGGCAGACCCAGAAGACTTGGTTTGAGACCCTTTGAGACCTGCAGCTGCCGCCTCACCAGATGGGGCAGCTGTCCTTTTCAGAGGGAAATGACAGGGAGTAGCAGTTTTGTGACTCAACTCCTGTTCTCAGGTCCCAGGAAGCGCAGGGCCCTCCTCGGAGAAGCAGCTGGGCCCTGCAGGAGAGGGAGCGGTGTCCAGCACAGCTCCGGCTGCTAGGGGGTGACGTGAGGCCACGCTCTCGGAGGAACCCCCAGACCTCGGCTCAGCTCCTAGATGGGGAGGAGGGTCTGAGCCATCCCTGGACCCCAGGGAAAGGTGAGGAGTGGAGAACCCGGCAGTCCTGGACCTTCTGCGTGTGTTAAAGGCCTGAGCAGTCCGGTCTGTACCAGGATGGCGTCACCCCAATTCTGGTAAGCGCCTGAGAAAATATGATAAATCCCCTACAAACGATGCTTGTCCGATGAGGTCATTTCTGTTGGCCCTTCTGGAAGCTGGGCCAGCCCAGCAGGCACCAGGGGGCAGCTGTCTGCCCGAGAGGGGCTGCCAGCCGCGGCAGCAGGAAACCAGAGGCAGGGTTGTGTGTAACCAGAGGCAAAAGCGCCGTCGGGGACGGGGCCGGCGTCTGCCCCCCTGTCCCTGAGGCTCCGGAAGGCCCCTCCCACACAGACACAGGGTTACTGCGGAGCTTCTGTAACCAGGCACTGTGGGGAGATGACTTCTATCTGCTCGCGGTATTTTCCTGTACTCTTTGAGCAGCTCgccacatttttcatcatttgtctCAGCTCACACAAGTGACGCGCGTTCACGGGGCAGAGGGTCCCAAGCAGAGTCCAGGGCTTAACCTGGAGGTCTgtggggggaggatggggagccAGGTGGGGCCCTGGAGCAGGGAGGGGCCAGGGTGGGTGCCTGTGGGCcccccggggggtggggggagctctgGCGGGGTTTCACGCGGGAGGGGCGGTTGTCAGCAGAGACAGGGAGTAGAGAGCGTGCTTAGCGGCAGCAACCAAGGAAAGTGAAGGTGACCAGCCTCCTTCCACCCACCCGTCAGCTGTTCAGAGGTGGAGCCACCAGGCCGGGGGCAAGGTGGGGGGCTCGTGGCCTGGGGAGCAGCTGGGAAGTTTGGGGAGGAAGCCCACGACCTTGACCTTCCATTCCCCAAGGAcctggcccctcccccaggcccctccaTCAGGTCCCTTAGCCTCTCTGCACAGCCTGTACACTGCCCAGGGACCACAGGCCCCAGGCCAGTGGTGCCTATCTGCTGCCCATTTCCAGGGACGTATTGTGTTCACCGCTGCAACCCGAGATCTTTCCAAGAACACGTGGATGGTTCGGTCTTCCCTTTGCCCCCGGGAGGTCCGAGGGACCAGCCAGGGGTCAGAGGTTTGAGGAGAGGTGGGAGGGCCTCCAGGGCAGCTCAGCGGAGAAAGCCAGCCTGAGaaactggggggcggggggggaggcgggggggaggcggggcggggcgggggtgcaGTACACGTGTCAGGGGCGGACCTTTGGGTGCTGTGAGGGCGCTGGCCTGTGGCATGGTGCCCAGTCTTGGCCTGCAGGTGGGTGAAGGGAGGGAGCACGCTGGGAGCTCAGAGGTATGCGTCTTTGCCAGGTCCACCAGCGGGGGGCCTCGGGCTGTCGCATTTCtctgctcccccctcccacccccaccccacgcccAACCCCCCCGCCCAGCACCACGGTGGTCTTTTATTTCCGTTCGTAGTAGCTCTTAAATCTATCACAAACCCCGAGGGAGCCAACTATGGGATGTCTATGGGCTGTGGAGCGTTTCCACGCTGGCCCGGGGCTCCCTGCGCTCAGCTGAGCCGTTTAACCCGCCCGCCTCGCCTGCACAGAGGGgcgctggggggcggggggtgggccaCAGCCCACAGCTCAGTCCTGTGCCCCCGGGGCGGGTTCGGCCCCAAGTCTGCGCAGCTGCCAGAGCAGGGGCTGCCCCCAGTGCCAGCCAGCGGGCCTGTCCGACCACTCGGCCTTGTACAGCCCACGCTGGTGCCCACGGACGCTTGGGTTTCCCACCCGGGAACCTTTTCACATAAAGCTGCACACTTTGTTCGCGCCCAGGGTGGACGAAGGGTCAGCCCAGTCAGGGCCTCCAGTTTCCCTGAGACACGGAGCTGGCCTCAGGGGATTCAGGGGCCCTGCAGGCATCAGTGGGGGTCCCAGGGTCACCACACACCCAGGTCTAACAGGGCGTGGGGTTTGAGAAGAAACAGACACTCGTGCCCCCTCCCGGGAGGGGCCCCAGAGACCCTGAGGGGTTGTCCTAAAACCCCCTTTGGGACCAGGGCCTCAGGGTTCCCTCCCACTCCCGCTAGCACCCAGCCCAGCAgcccctgccagcccctcccAAGTAGCCCCGGAGCGGGTGCCTGGGGTCCACTAGGCCGGGTTAGCATAGCATAGCGCTTGACAGGCAGGGCTCACGACTCCCCAGTGCACTTATTTTGGCTGCCACGCGCCCCAGAGGCCCTGGGATGTGCCCGGGGAGCAGGACAGCAGCCCCGGCGTCTCTGAGGGAACCGGGGGAGCCCCTACCCCACACCCGGCCCCCGTGGTGTGCAGCCCTCAGACCACTGGTGCCAGTCAGAGGCCCACATTCGCCAACATCGTTTATTGGGGGCCCACCCTGGGCGGGGAGTATGCACAGCATACGTAGCAGGGCCCAGGGCGTCAGCCCAGGAGCACCTAAAACGGCACAGGGCGGGGGGACGGGGCGCCAGCTCCTACGCCAGCGGACGTCGCTCAGATCTTGGCCAGGCTGGAGTTGGCATCGGCGTGCTCCTCTTGGATGGGGGTCCGGAAGCTGTTTGcccctggggaggaggaaggggtgcaaggtgggaggtgggaggtggcggGGGTCCCACGCCTCCCGCAGACAGCGTGCTCTGGGGCCCGCTACGAGCACTCACCGGGGGGCTTGGGGGCGTTGGGCGTCAGCCTCCAGGCCCTGTGGTGCAGGAGCAGGGCCAGCGCGGCAGCCACGGGGGCgagcaggcccaggcccaggcccaggcccaggacaGCAGCCAGCTCGGGGCCTGCGGGGAGGCAGGGCCCGCTGGGGTGGGGTCCACCAGGGAAGGAGCCCACCGCAGGAGGGCCGCACCGAGGCCAGAGGGCAGCTCCacccgccctccctccccaccccaccccccttgggctgggggagggccctGCTGGGGCGAGGCCAGGCCCCCTTACCCTTGGGGGGCTCTGCATGGGGCGTGGAGGGCCCCTGTGAGGCCCTCGGCCAGGTGGTGGTGGGCTGAGCGGGGGTGGACCGGGCTGCGGGGCCCTGGGTCTCCCAGGCTGGTGTGAGTCGGGGGCTCCTGTCCTCACAGACAGCGTCCGAGCTGTTGCTGGCCGCCCGCAGTGTTCGCTTTCCTAACGAGGTGCAGCTGAGCGGGGCAAGGGTGTTGATCAGGCCAGAGTGTCCCCCACCCAACTCGTGCCCCACCAGTGAGACGGGCCGAGAACGGGGGCAGGACCAGGGAGATGTGAGGAGCGACGGGGGTCCACCGCGGGTCACTCAGGCAGCATCAGAATCCAGCCCAAAGGCGGCGAGGAGAGAGGCCAAGGGCCCTGCCAGCCCCCAGGAGCCTGGGCCCCCCGGCCTCCCCCGCctgctcagcctgctccccacacCCGCTCCCCTGACCTGTCCCCACCTGCGCCTCTCTCTCCCAAACCTCTGCCTGCTCTTTTCCTGCTCCCACCGGGTCAGCTCAACAAGGACAGGGGCCCCTCAGCTGTGAATGAGTGAGGGTCTCACACCCTCCCgggcctgggctggggtctcACGGGCTCCCCACTCCAGCCCAGCAGGAAGGCCagtgggaggaggctgggccagGGCCGAGCAGGGGTcatgggggcggggcagggaccATCGTCAGGGGGCCTATCATGGGGGGgaaggggccacggggtgccggGCCCCGGAGCTCCCAGCCAGCAGCCTCCTACTCCCAGACCTGACCCTTGGCTCCCAGACCCCAGGCCGCCCAAACCCTCCAGCCCCGGGGACACTCACTTGGTCCAGGGCTGGCAGGCCTGGTCGTTGCCCAGGGAGAAGTGTCCTGGTGGGCACGGGGCACAGTCTGCAAAAGAGTCAGCAGGCTCTGCCCATCTGCCGCCCCTGGGGGACCCAGACGCTCACCCCCCAGGGCCTCCCGCAGCCCCTCTCTGCCTACATGCCATCCACTGGCCACGACCTGGGAGGCCCCCAGCCCCTGTCTTGGCCTGACCTGCTGGGGGGAGAGGGCACTCGGCCAAGGCTGGGGTCGGGGTGCTGAGGGGAGGTGACAGCGTGTGAGGGACATGCTCCTTCCACATGGTTCCAGAGGCCCCCCTCACCAACTCCACGCTTGTAGCCATAGCCGTCCTGGGGCTGGGTGCCCGGCCTGCAGCCGCAGACCGTGTCTCTCGTGGGTGTGCATCTCTGCTTGGGCTCGCTCCCACTTCCTGGGGGTCGGGTAGGGTGGGCGCAGTTAGTGGGGAGGCCAGAGGCACAGAGCAGGCTGGAGGACCGAGGCTGAGGGTCTGCAGCTGGCTCCCCCAGACCAGCAGCCCCCTCGCAGCCGGGTGGCCTCTGGTCCTCTCCCATCCCCGGATGCCATGTCCCTCTTGGCCACACGGCCCCAGGGGTCACCCTGTGGCAGCTCTGCCCGCCCTTGCCACCCCTCCTCCAGCCTGCACAGGACCCTCTGTGGTCCTTGACTCTGGGTCTCACCCACCCAGCCACGTGGCCCTGGCCCTCTGGGAGGGGGAGGTGCCCTGTGGGTGGCCTCAGCTGACTGTGGGActcctggggcaggggagggcagaCCCCGGCGTGGTCTGGGGTTTGCTCCGAGGCCCCGTGTGACGTGGGCACCAGCGGGGCCGGGGCGCCTGGCGGTGCTCACTCTGGTTGCACTGTGTGCAGGGCTTGCAGGCCTCGTAGTTGACCGCCTCGTTGTAGAAGCCGGGCTCACACGGACGGCACACCGTGTCCCGGGCGTGGGTGCAGCGGCTCTCCATCCCATAACCTGCCGCGGGAGGCCGGGCTCAGAGTTCCCCACGGCCTGGCCTTCCCCGCAGCAGCCCCCGACCGCCTCTGGCTGGCCCACCATCCCAGGCGTGGCTCCAGGTCACCCACTCGCCCTAAGTCCACTCGCGCCACGATGCCTGCACCACGTGACCCCATCTGTAGGTCCCTACCTCCTCATCCCTGTGTCCCCTGACCCCGTCTCCTCATCCTGGGTCCCTGCAGGCACCCCTCCCCAACTCCACGTCCAGGCCACTCACCTGGCTGGCACTCCTTACAGCACCTGCTGCCACTGGGGTAGGTGTCCCCAGCACAGCTGATCTGGGCCGCAGCGCCCAGCGCGAGCCCCAGCAGCAGGAAGGCCGAGCCCGGCGCCCTGGGTGGCTGGGCTCCCACGCGCATTCTCGGCTCCTCTCAGCCCCACAGCTCGGGAG
Above is a window of Balaenoptera acutorostrata chromosome 1, mBalAcu1.1, whole genome shotgun sequence DNA encoding:
- the TNFRSF4 gene encoding tumor necrosis factor receptor superfamily member 4 isoform X1 — translated: MRVGAQPPRAPGSAFLLLGLALGAAAQISCAGDTYPSGSRCCKECQPGYGMESRCTHARDTVCRPCEPGFYNEAVNYEACKPCTQCNQRSGSEPKQRCTPTRDTVCGCRPGTQPQDGYGYKRGVDCAPCPPGHFSLGNDQACQPWTNCTSLGKRTLRAASNSSDAVCEDRSPRLTPAWETQGPAARSTPAQPTTTWPRASQGPSTPHAEPPKGPELAAVLGLGLGLGLLAPVAAALALLLHHRAWRLTPNAPKPPGANSFRTPIQEEHADANSSLAKI
- the TNFRSF4 gene encoding tumor necrosis factor receptor superfamily member 4 isoform X2, producing the protein MRVGAQPPRAPGSAFLLLGLALGAAAQISCAGDTYPSGSRCCKECQPGYGMESRCTHARDTVCRPCEPGFYNEAVNYEACKPCTQCNQNCAPCPPGHFSLGNDQACQPWTNCTSLGKRTLRAASNSSDAVCEDRSPRLTPAWETQGPAARSTPAQPTTTWPRASQGPSTPHAEPPKGPELAAVLGLGLGLGLLAPVAAALALLLHHRAWRLTPNAPKPPGANSFRTPIQEEHADANSSLAKI
- the TNFRSF4 gene encoding tumor necrosis factor receptor superfamily member 4 isoform X3; protein product: MRVGAQPPRAPGSAFLLLGLALGAAAQISCAGDTYPSGSRCCKECQPGYGMESRCTHARDTVCRPCEPGFYNEAVNYEACKPCTQCNQRSGSEPKQRCTPTRDTVCGCRPGTQPQDGYGYKRGVDCAPCPPGHFSLGNDQACQPWTNCTSLGKRTLRAASNSSDAVCEDRSPRLTPAWETQGPAARSTPAQPTTTWPRASQGPSTPHAEPPKGANSFRTPIQEEHADANSSLAKI